A stretch of the Rhodothermales bacterium genome encodes the following:
- a CDS encoding PorV/PorQ family protein, translated as MRLNVVILVIILAVLSPEAHAQRVAKYGADFLAGGVGARALGMGSAFTALADDVYAGYWNPAGLRGVAGPEIAYMHAERFAGVVSFDHAAYAWPLSDQSTVSVSMFRSGVNDIKNTLDAWDSVRDVPVPENITTFSAVDWAVFFGYGRDVGERLRVGATAKVIRRSIGDFAEAWGYSFDAGAQYRSGSWRLGVNVQDISSMLQSWTVNEGALTNLVEVFGDDMPEGGTELVLPVVRMGAARLFATGSGVATVSADVDVAFDGQQANAWNAGDVSFHPRVGAEYAYRDAVAVRAGLSRIQHIEGDGLDIVPTIGAGLHVRRIRIDYGFGDFAGLVADLGCSHRISVSFLIRATE; from the coding sequence ATGCGCCTGAACGTCGTTATTCTGGTCATCATCCTGGCCGTTCTGTCCCCGGAGGCGCACGCCCAGCGTGTGGCCAAGTACGGGGCGGATTTCCTTGCGGGTGGCGTCGGTGCCCGGGCGCTCGGCATGGGAAGTGCCTTCACGGCATTGGCCGACGACGTATATGCCGGGTACTGGAATCCTGCCGGGCTGCGGGGGGTTGCGGGGCCGGAAATCGCCTATATGCACGCCGAGCGGTTTGCCGGAGTCGTGAGCTTTGATCATGCGGCCTATGCATGGCCGCTTTCGGATCAGTCCACCGTGTCGGTTTCGATGTTCCGGAGCGGTGTCAATGACATCAAGAACACGCTCGATGCCTGGGATTCCGTGCGTGACGTGCCGGTCCCGGAAAACATCACGACCTTTTCGGCCGTCGATTGGGCGGTGTTTTTCGGGTATGGCCGGGATGTCGGCGAACGCCTGCGTGTGGGTGCGACGGCGAAAGTCATCCGCCGCTCGATCGGCGACTTCGCGGAGGCCTGGGGCTACAGTTTCGATGCCGGTGCCCAGTACCGCTCGGGATCATGGCGCTTGGGTGTGAATGTCCAGGATATTTCGTCCATGCTACAGAGCTGGACCGTGAATGAAGGGGCGCTGACCAATCTGGTGGAAGTATTCGGGGACGACATGCCGGAAGGGGGTACCGAACTGGTACTGCCTGTGGTTCGAATGGGTGCGGCCCGGTTGTTTGCCACCGGATCGGGAGTGGCCACGGTGTCCGCAGATGTCGATGTGGCGTTCGACGGGCAGCAGGCCAACGCCTGGAACGCGGGCGACGTATCGTTTCATCCCCGGGTCGGGGCCGAGTATGCCTATCGTGACGCCGTCGCCGTGCGGGCCGGGTTGAGTCGCATCCAGCATATTGAGGGAGATGGGCTCGATATTGTACCGACCATCGGAGCCGGATTGCACGTCCGCCGCATCCGTATCGATTACGGATTCGGAGATTTCGCCGGTCTGGTGGCGGATCTGGGGTGTTCGCATCGTATTTCCGTCAGTTTCCTCATCCGCGCCACCGAGTAA
- a CDS encoding glycosyltransferase family 2 protein yields the protein MESGDNGTISLIIPLFNEEDMIPVLIREIEAFRAARAALGDAVDVLLVDDGSRDGTFARVQERVAALEGYTVIRFSRNFGHQLAVTAGLELCRADAAIILDADLQDPLDVAGAMIDRWKEGYDVVYGIRRARVGMTFMERWTARWFYRFFRSFTAVDAPVDAGDFRLVSRRVMDAYARLGEQQPYVRGLIAWLGFNQTGIEYDRPGRAAGTSKYPMRKRLQLAMDGVASFSTQPLKYAVRLGLLIALGSVAGLIWVLLTKYVFGTAITGWASLIFAAFFFGGLQLFFLGIVGSYLARVYEEVKGRPRYVVQDSWMSGDTVQHGSGAKADVRGLT from the coding sequence ATGGAATCGGGCGACAACGGTACGATCTCATTGATCATTCCCCTCTTCAACGAGGAGGACATGATACCCGTGCTCATCCGGGAGATTGAAGCTTTCCGGGCAGCTAGGGCTGCATTGGGGGATGCCGTTGATGTCCTGTTGGTGGATGACGGCAGCCGGGACGGGACTTTTGCTCGTGTCCAGGAGCGCGTCGCGGCCCTGGAAGGCTACACGGTCATCCGGTTTTCGCGGAATTTCGGGCACCAATTGGCCGTCACGGCAGGACTGGAACTGTGCCGGGCTGACGCGGCCATCATCCTGGACGCGGATCTGCAGGATCCGTTGGACGTGGCGGGTGCCATGATTGACCGCTGGAAGGAAGGATACGATGTTGTCTATGGCATCCGCCGGGCGCGTGTGGGCATGACGTTCATGGAACGGTGGACGGCGCGGTGGTTCTACCGGTTTTTCCGGTCCTTCACGGCGGTCGATGCCCCGGTCGACGCGGGGGACTTCCGCCTGGTGTCCCGCCGCGTGATGGACGCCTACGCGCGCCTCGGGGAGCAGCAGCCCTATGTGAGAGGGCTCATTGCGTGGTTGGGCTTCAATCAGACAGGCATTGAATATGACCGGCCGGGGAGGGCAGCCGGAACGTCCAAGTATCCCATGCGGAAACGACTCCAGTTGGCCATGGACGGTGTGGCATCGTTTTCCACCCAACCACTCAAGTATGCCGTCCGGTTGGGACTCCTGATCGCGCTTGGATCGGTGGCCGGGCTCATCTGGGTCCTGCTGACCAAATATGTGTTCGGTACGGCCATCACCGGGTGGGCATCGTTGATTTTTGCGGCGTTCTTCTTCGGAGGTCTCCAGTTGTTCTTCCTGGGTATCGTCGGATCGTACCTTGCCCGGGTCTACGAAGAGGTGAAGGGTCGTCCCCGGTACGTGGTCCAGGACTCCTGGATGTCCGGTGACACGGTTCAACATGGTTCAGGAGCAAAAGCGGATGTCCGTGGTTTGACGTGA
- a CDS encoding TonB family protein produces the protein MKRFTEADRTGLVVSLLVHAAVLLLLWFMTPTPIEKQPIGFLEVEFGPISEGRPVQQAPERPVPQEADEPEPEELEETPPAAPPEEAKPVDLPEQTDDIASEDVVENVETDVIAPEQATTQEEVVDEEPQPEREIVRPLGSGALTDESADASGDAGTGSDERVSAPFQIEGLNRSPVATPLPAYAEQVNALIRVRITVNPQGRIIERIPLIKGNPTLEQSVMDALLRWQFNPLPPNAPQENQTGVISFRFRLQ, from the coding sequence ATGAAGCGGTTTACGGAAGCAGACAGAACAGGATTGGTGGTGAGCCTGCTGGTTCACGCCGCCGTTCTGCTGTTGCTCTGGTTCATGACGCCGACACCGATCGAGAAACAGCCTATCGGATTCCTGGAGGTCGAGTTCGGCCCGATTTCCGAAGGCCGACCCGTGCAGCAGGCGCCCGAGCGGCCCGTACCGCAGGAAGCAGATGAACCGGAGCCTGAGGAATTGGAAGAGACGCCACCGGCCGCTCCGCCGGAGGAAGCCAAACCTGTGGATTTGCCCGAACAAACCGACGATATCGCATCGGAGGATGTGGTTGAGAATGTCGAAACGGACGTGATTGCTCCCGAACAGGCGACGACACAGGAGGAAGTGGTGGACGAGGAGCCTCAGCCTGAACGGGAGATCGTGCGGCCGCTGGGCAGCGGTGCCCTTACCGATGAATCCGCCGATGCATCCGGTGATGCGGGCACCGGCAGTGACGAGCGGGTGTCCGCTCCGTTCCAGATCGAAGGCTTGAACCGGTCGCCGGTCGCCACGCCACTTCCGGCGTATGCCGAACAGGTCAACGCGCTCATCCGGGTGCGGATAACGGTGAATCCACAGGGACGGATCATTGAACGGATCCCGCTCATCAAGGGTAATCCGACGCTGGAACAGTCCGTGATGGATGCGCTCCTCCGCTGGCAATTCAACCCACTGCCCCCGAACGCGCCCCAAGAGAACCAGACCGGTGTGATTTCCTTCCGGTTCCGGCTGCAGTAG
- a CDS encoding RsmB/NOP family class I SAM-dependent RNA methyltransferase codes for MNSILERYTGLVDDHSAFTDACSQPLPETVWMHPLREAAAALSHLDRDAVSWRQHAWRLRAERDEEFTRSWLLGGWHFQEESALLAARLLDAAPGEYILDLCAAPGNKTAELALSVGLTGTVVANDISRARAGIIQTTVNRLGLVNVVMTIQDGTRWPGPSNAFDAVMVDAPCSCEGTCRKNPDVLVAQQNREAHQALQVRLLSEAVRLVRPGGRICYATCTFAPEENEAVLDRVLRRHPGVTVEPASISGLRTDPGITQWKGATYHPDVRNALRLWPHRNDTGGFFAALLRKPDAPSRPHADRTAPSGPGPAHPRIHGLPSGESPWVHLGLPASVSESLGCLAGSKYDRLVNAAIRLPVGIEPSAVGLPGRNLKYGDRRLSTAAVQFLAPHVTDGWVDIPESAIQWFLDRKDVPVTRASASADQLAVLVARSGPIGLGLAEPFRNEEQTDRVRSRFPKIWGGR; via the coding sequence GTGAACTCAATACTTGAACGATACACGGGCCTGGTGGATGACCATTCGGCCTTCACGGATGCCTGCTCACAGCCCCTTCCCGAGACCGTCTGGATGCATCCCTTGCGGGAGGCTGCCGCTGCATTGAGCCATCTGGACCGCGATGCCGTTTCCTGGAGACAGCATGCCTGGCGACTCCGGGCCGAGCGGGATGAGGAATTCACCCGCTCCTGGTTGTTGGGCGGTTGGCATTTCCAGGAAGAGAGCGCGTTGCTGGCCGCGCGTCTGCTGGATGCCGCACCGGGAGAGTACATTCTGGATCTGTGTGCGGCTCCGGGAAACAAGACGGCCGAATTGGCGCTATCGGTCGGCCTGACCGGCACGGTCGTGGCGAACGACATTTCACGGGCCCGCGCCGGCATCATCCAGACCACCGTCAATCGCCTGGGCCTGGTGAATGTCGTCATGACCATCCAGGACGGGACTCGTTGGCCAGGGCCCTCGAACGCGTTCGACGCCGTCATGGTGGATGCACCGTGCTCCTGTGAAGGTACCTGCAGGAAGAACCCGGATGTCCTTGTCGCCCAACAGAATCGTGAGGCCCATCAGGCCCTTCAGGTCCGCCTGTTGTCCGAAGCGGTCCGCTTGGTCCGTCCCGGCGGCCGCATCTGTTATGCCACCTGCACGTTTGCTCCCGAGGAAAACGAGGCCGTCCTGGACCGCGTACTCCGCCGTCATCCGGGCGTGACCGTGGAGCCCGCATCGATTTCCGGCCTCCGGACGGACCCCGGCATCACCCAATGGAAAGGCGCAACCTACCACCCTGACGTCCGCAATGCCCTGCGGCTGTGGCCCCACAGGAACGACACGGGCGGATTCTTTGCCGCCCTCCTTCGCAAACCAGATGCCCCCTCCCGTCCGCACGCGGACCGGACCGCTCCCTCCGGACCGGGTCCCGCCCATCCGCGCATACATGGCCTGCCATCCGGGGAAAGCCCGTGGGTCCACCTCGGTCTTCCTGCGTCGGTGTCGGAAAGCCTTGGATGCCTGGCCGGCTCCAAGTACGATCGGCTGGTGAATGCGGCAATCCGCCTTCCGGTCGGTATTGAACCCTCGGCCGTCGGCCTCCCGGGACGGAACCTGAAGTACGGGGACCGCCGGCTGTCCACGGCAGCGGTCCAATTCCTGGCTCCCCATGTGACCGATGGATGGGTGGACATACCGGAATCGGCCATCCAGTGGTTCCTGGACCGGAAGGACGTACCCGTCACACGTGCTTCGGCATCGGCCGATCAGCTGGCCGTACTCGTGGCCCGTTCGGGCCCGATCGGACTGGGTCTGGCGGAGCCATTCAGGAATGAGGAGCAAACCGATCGGGTGCGCAGCCGCTTCCCGAAAATCTGGGGTGGCCGCTGA
- a CDS encoding sugar transferase has protein sequence MSRRIELIVLVLVDALAVALANLIWYLARFEWGWLPAPVFQPATEALTVIVVLLTAFWLVFFLFLGLYRERYASSRFDELVLILKTVTMGILVLFFVLFIGQLDAMSARTNLAAYWMAIVLFVSGGRIAVRSVQKQLILRGKGLHRALIVGWSDLLEQLHAEVARYPEAGLDIVGAVRLTRGDGDVAHDASTGAVPTHEIEDLPRLIDELGIQDVLIALGSSDAESLMRVLTLCDGKSVSLKLVPDFYSIIGGMAKTEHMYGLPLIEVQPEPMQVWEYALKRLIDFTVAFLVLVAGLPLWLLTGLAIRLTSPGPAIYRQTRIGRHGRTFTMFKFRTMMENAEASTGPVWATESDPRYTPIGRWLRKTRLDEIPQFWNVLKGEMSLVGPRPERPYFVEKLAKEIPLYNRRHRVKPGITGWAQVKWKYDSNLDDVRQKVKYDLFYIENMSLRRDLQILFRTIHTALRGAGQ, from the coding sequence GTGAGCCGACGTATAGAACTGATTGTGCTCGTTCTGGTCGACGCCCTGGCCGTGGCGCTGGCCAATCTCATCTGGTATCTCGCGCGGTTCGAGTGGGGCTGGTTGCCGGCACCGGTGTTCCAGCCCGCGACCGAGGCATTGACGGTGATCGTCGTGCTCCTGACGGCTTTCTGGCTCGTGTTCTTCCTGTTCCTTGGCCTGTACCGGGAGCGGTATGCGTCGTCCCGGTTCGATGAGCTCGTGCTCATCCTGAAGACGGTCACCATGGGAATACTGGTGTTGTTCTTCGTGCTTTTCATTGGTCAACTCGACGCCATGAGTGCGCGGACCAACCTGGCTGCGTATTGGATGGCCATCGTGCTCTTCGTGTCAGGCGGGCGGATTGCCGTGCGATCCGTCCAGAAGCAACTCATCCTGCGTGGGAAAGGCCTGCACAGAGCGCTCATCGTGGGGTGGAGTGACTTGTTGGAGCAGCTGCACGCCGAGGTGGCCCGATATCCGGAGGCGGGTCTGGACATCGTCGGGGCCGTCCGGCTGACCCGGGGTGACGGGGATGTAGCCCACGATGCATCGACGGGTGCCGTGCCCACGCATGAAATCGAGGATCTTCCACGCCTGATTGACGAACTCGGCATCCAGGATGTCTTGATCGCGCTGGGATCGAGCGACGCCGAATCCCTCATGCGGGTCCTTACGCTTTGCGACGGTAAGAGCGTATCGCTCAAGCTTGTGCCGGATTTCTACAGCATCATCGGGGGCATGGCCAAGACCGAGCACATGTACGGCCTGCCGCTCATTGAAGTGCAACCAGAACCCATGCAGGTGTGGGAATATGCACTCAAACGGCTGATTGACTTCACGGTGGCGTTCTTGGTGCTCGTGGCCGGTCTGCCCTTGTGGTTGTTGACGGGCCTGGCCATCCGGTTGACCAGTCCGGGGCCGGCCATCTATCGCCAGACCCGGATTGGACGACACGGGAGGACATTCACGATGTTCAAGTTCCGGACCATGATGGAGAATGCCGAGGCGTCCACCGGACCGGTCTGGGCCACGGAATCGGACCCCCGGTACACCCCCATCGGGCGGTGGCTGCGGAAGACCCGCCTGGACGAGATACCCCAGTTCTGGAATGTGCTCAAGGGTGAGATGTCCCTGGTAGGACCACGTCCGGAGCGTCCGTATTTTGTGGAGAAGCTGGCGAAGGAAATTCCCCTGTACAATCGACGTCATCGTGTGAAGCCGGGCATTACCGGCTGGGCACAGGTCAAGTGGAAATATGATTCCAACCTGGACGACGTACGCCAGAAGGTCAAATACGATTTGTTTTACATCGAGAACATGAGTCTGCGTCGTGACCTGCAGATCCTGTTCCGCACCATCCATACCGCGCTCCGGGGCGCGGGTCAATAA